In the Malaya genurostris strain Urasoe2022 chromosome 1, Malgen_1.1, whole genome shotgun sequence genome, one interval contains:
- the LOC131425444 gene encoding uncharacterized protein LOC131425444 isoform X3, translating to MDYCKVIKKSGLFYYRRKKLLAKWTQENKFLFAESLPNNQMSRITEEMINDSTPNVRDVTEQFITETSQHVSEYFNTVNHSGDFSLDNTNTEDDFENSLQYYDEIDDMSLPECIRFWALKTNQSHESINLIMDIIKRKTDGKQLPRSARTLLKTSRKATTDIINVGGGHYWYNGLQKCIIDYFRYIEHAISISININIDGIPIYKNSKSQFWPILFNISEFPEAKPMTIALFFGNSKPESLEEFLRPLVNELQDVLMHGISVNNHHITVRLRCFICDTPARAFIKGVFGFNSKNGCLKC from the exons ATGGATTATTGCAAAGTGATTAAAAAAAGTGGATTATTTTATTATCGCCGCAAAAAGTTACTAGCTAAATGGACGCAAGAGAACAAGTTTTTGTTTGCAG AATCTCTTCCAAACAATCAAATGTCGAGAATTACGGAGGAAATGATTAACGATTCTACTCCAAATGTGAGAGATGTAACAGAACAATTCATTACTGAAACTTCACAACACGTATCTGAGTATTTCAACACCGTGAACCATAGTGGAGATTTTTCTTTAGATAACACCAACACTGAAGACGACTTTGAAAACTCGCtacaatattatgatgaaattgaTGACATGAGTCTCCCGGAATGTATTAGATTCTGGGCCCTAAAAACCAATCAGTCCCATGAgtcaataaatttaataatggaTATTATAAAACGAAAAACGGATGGAAAACAATTGCCTCGTTCTGCGAGAACTCTACTTAAAACATCTCGAAAAGCAACAACGGACATAATTAACGTTGGAGGTGGCCACTATTGGTATAATGGTCTTCAAAAATGTATAATCGACTATTTCCG TTATATTGAGCACGCCATCAGTATTTCAATCAACATTAATATCGATGGTATCCCCATTTACAAAAACAGCAAATCCCAATTTTGGCCAATTTTATTTAACATCTCCGAGTTTCCAGAAGCAAAACCAATGACAATCGCTCTGTTTTTTGGAAACTCAAAACCTGAGAGCCTAGAAGAATTTTTAAGACCGTTGGTGAACGAACTTCAAGATGTGTTGATGCATGGGATTTCGGTTAATAATCACCATATAACAGTAAGATTGAGATGCTTCATATGTGATACACCTGCTCGAGCATTTATTAAAG GTGTTTTCGGATTTAACTCGAAAAATGGATGCTTAAAATGT TGA
- the LOC131425445 gene encoding uncharacterized protein LOC131425445, which produces MDTHFQLDFFNDTVDSSNLRREWEEWHRACEIVVELKNIESQHQKLLFMLARGGRGLQRIYHNLAPVVGEIYPGPVKIPFAPEEVPEYDNAVKRLNSFFVGKRNERVELEIFHSIRQAAGESFNRFVLRLRTQAACCDFLDRVEKELLQQITVGAIDERVRDKGLEGTMSLDEIINYAINREILLNQKQKAQPFRSESDVVSLVKQDWMKKTMPKDGHSYQRFNRVRKQEYGNRPSTECSRCGSWRHQQESKDCIARNATCNKCGAVGHFARKCSDKRYASMKNRFTWKKTEAVNTLRNEVDFNREARCSGRHEEITPMKVNPNDGTIVGFIDKLPVKFLIDSGATINTVTNLVWEKLIASNARIFKKKFKCDRQFIAYASEEPLRVIAIFEAWITINETKPKNYAELFVIQGAQKCLLSKRTAEDLKILKVGLEVQTIT; this is translated from the exons ATGGACACTCATTTCCAATTGGATTTTTTTAATGATACGGTTGATTCCTCTAATTTACGACGCGAGTGGGAGGAATGGCATCGAGCCTGCGAAATCGTCGTAGAATTGAAAAACATAGAATCCCAGCATCAAAAACTGCTTTTTATGTTGGCCCGAGGTGGCAGAGGTCTTCAGAGAATCTATCACAATCTCGCCCCTGTGGTTGGTGAAATTTATCCAGGACCCGTGAAAATTCCGTTTGCTCCTGAAGAAGTTCCGGAATATGATAATGCTGTCAAACGTCTCAATTCATTTTTTGTGGGAAAACGTAATGAACGAGTGGAATTAGaaatatttcattcaattcGGCAGGCTGCTGGAGAGTCGTTCAATCGGTTTGTTTTGAGATTACGTACGCAGGCCGCCTGCTGTGACTTTCTTGATCGCGTGGAAAAGGAATTACTCCAGCAAATAACTGTTGGCGCCATCGACGAGAGAGTGCGAGACAAAGGCCTCGAGGGTACCATGAGTTTAGATGAGATAATTAATTATGCGATCAATCGCGAAATATTACTGAATCAAAAACAGAAAGCACAACCCTTTAGATCGGAGTCTGATGTAGTATCACTAGTAAagcaagattggatgaagaaGACAATGCCAAAAGACGGACATTCTTATCAGCGTTTTAATCGTGTACGAAAGCAGGAATACGGCAATAGACCTTCCACTGAATGTAGCCGGTGTGGATCATGGAGACACCAGCAAGAATCGAAGGATTGCATTGCACGAAATGCAACTTGCAACAAGTGTGGGGCTGTAGGCCACTTTGCAAGAAAATGTTCAGATAAACGATATGCGTCAATGAAAAATCGTTTTACATGGAAGAAGACAGAAGCAGTTAATACACTgcgaaatgaagttgattttaaTCGTGAAGCTAGATGTTCTGGTCGTCATGAAGAGATTACACCGATGAAG GTTAATCCTAACGATGGAACCATCGTGGGCTTTATAGATAAACTTCCTGTAAAATTCTTGATTGACTCTGGAGCGACTATCAACACGGTTACGAATCTGGTATGGGAAAAGTTAATTGCAAGCAATGCTAggatttttaaaaagaaatttaaatGCGACCGTCAGTTCATAGCGTATGCTTCCGAGGAACCGTTACGAGTAATAGCCATCTTTGAAGCTTGGATTACTATTAAtgaaacaaaaccaaaaaattATGCAGAATTGTTTGTGATACAAGGTGCGCAAAAATGTTTGCTTAGCAAAAGAACAGCGGAAGACTTGAAGATACTGAAAGTAGGACTAGAAGTTCAAACCATTACATAG
- the LOC131425444 gene encoding uncharacterized protein LOC131425444 isoform X1 produces the protein MDYCKVIKKSGLFYYRRKKLLAKWTQENKFLFAESLPNNQMSRITEEMINDSTPNVRDVTEQFITETSQHVSEYFNTVNHSGDFSLDNTNTEDDFENSLQYYDEIDDMSLPECIRFWALKTNQSHESINLIMDIIKRKTDGKQLPRSARTLLKTSRKATTDIINVGGGHYWYNGLQKCIIDYFRYIEHAISISININIDGIPIYKNSKSQFWPILFNISEFPEAKPMTIALFFGNSKPESLEEFLRPLVNELQDVLMHGISVNNHHITVRLRCFICDTPARAFIKGVFGFNSKNGCLKCVCEGEYSYESRTVIFTSLNCSERTDREFRMHLYDRHHKTVTPLIDVPNMDVIQDVIVGDRLHLIDLGVMKRLLNGWRDGSLGFETKLSSQQITDISTMLCNIQLPSEVHRKFRGLDFVSFWKGTEFSAFLHYASIVVLKKYLPASAYHHFLLFFCSITLLSSNAYRANWHVARAMLKAFISEFMTLYGKQYITSNLHNLQHIVDEVEVFGPLNTISAYPFENSLQRMKHLIRSGWRSLEQVINRLSEVDSHEYYRTQTSKTFSFPSVKISGNFIKVYLRNGFVLSTSHRNCWFMTNNWQVVKFVNAVESSRIMIYGKIIDKKANFFSDPIESSVLHILAGNISNLSSEDYQFYCDEIKCKVVAVVCGSDYVFIPLLHTFE, from the exons ATGGATTATTGCAAAGTGATTAAAAAAAGTGGATTATTTTATTATCGCCGCAAAAAGTTACTAGCTAAATGGACGCAAGAGAACAAGTTTTTGTTTGCAG AATCTCTTCCAAACAATCAAATGTCGAGAATTACGGAGGAAATGATTAACGATTCTACTCCAAATGTGAGAGATGTAACAGAACAATTCATTACTGAAACTTCACAACACGTATCTGAGTATTTCAACACCGTGAACCATAGTGGAGATTTTTCTTTAGATAACACCAACACTGAAGACGACTTTGAAAACTCGCtacaatattatgatgaaattgaTGACATGAGTCTCCCGGAATGTATTAGATTCTGGGCCCTAAAAACCAATCAGTCCCATGAgtcaataaatttaataatggaTATTATAAAACGAAAAACGGATGGAAAACAATTGCCTCGTTCTGCGAGAACTCTACTTAAAACATCTCGAAAAGCAACAACGGACATAATTAACGTTGGAGGTGGCCACTATTGGTATAATGGTCTTCAAAAATGTATAATCGACTATTTCCG TTATATTGAGCACGCCATCAGTATTTCAATCAACATTAATATCGATGGTATCCCCATTTACAAAAACAGCAAATCCCAATTTTGGCCAATTTTATTTAACATCTCCGAGTTTCCAGAAGCAAAACCAATGACAATCGCTCTGTTTTTTGGAAACTCAAAACCTGAGAGCCTAGAAGAATTTTTAAGACCGTTGGTGAACGAACTTCAAGATGTGTTGATGCATGGGATTTCGGTTAATAATCACCATATAACAGTAAGATTGAGATGCTTCATATGTGATACACCTGCTCGAGCATTTATTAAAG GTGTTTTCGGATTTAACTCGAAAAATGGATGCTTAAAATGTGTATGTGAAGGAGAATACTCATACGAATCAAGAACGGTTATATTTACATCATTAAATTGCAGTGAACGTACCGACCGAGAATTCCGAATGCATTTATATGATCGTCATCACAAGACTGTCACACCTCTGATTGACGTACCGAATATGGATGTGATCCAAGATGTTATAGTTGGAGATAGATTGCACCTTATTGATTTAGGGGTTATGAAGCGATTGCTCAACGGTTGGAGGGATGGTAGTCTCGGATTCGAAACGAAACTAAGCTCTCAGCAAATCACGGACATTTCAACTATGTTATGCAACATTCAATTACCGTCTGAAGTGCATCGCAAGTTTCGTGGGTTAGATTTTGTATCATTTTGGAAAGGAACAGAATTTAGTGCTTTTTTGCACTATGCAAGCATAGTTGTCTTGAAAAAGTATCTTCCAGCTTCTGCTTATCATCATTTCCTTCTGTTTTTTTGCTCTATCACATTGTTGTCATCTAATGCATATAGAGCCAATTGGCATGTAGCCAGAGCTATGCTGAAGGCATTCATATCAGAATTTATGACTCTTTATGGAAAACAATACATCACCAGTAATTTACATAATTTGCAACACATTGTTGATGAGGTGGAAGTGTTTGGTCCTTTGAATACGATTTCGGCATACCCATTCGAAAATAGTTTACAACGGATGAAACATTTAATTCGTAGCGGATGGAGAAGTCTAGAACAAGTTATCAACAGATTATCGGAAGTGGACTCGCATGAATACTATAGAACACAAACATCGAAGACATTTAGTTTTCCGTCGGTAAAAATATCTGGTAATTTCATAAAAGTTTATTTAAGGAACGGCTTTGTTTTAAGTACATCTCACAGAAATTGCTGGTTCATGACAAATAATTGGCAAGTTGTTAAGTTTGTCAATGCTGTGGAATCATCGCGTATAATGATTTATGGAAAAATTATTGATAAAAAAGCCAATTTTTTCTCGGATCCTATCGAATCATCTGTTTTGCACATATTGGCAGGAAATATAAGTAATCTTTCTTCAGAAGATTATCAATTTTATTGTGATGAAATTAAATGTAAAGTTGTTGCAGTAGTATGTGGAAGTGATTATGTGTTCATTCCTCTTCTTCACACATTTGAATAG
- the LOC131425444 gene encoding uncharacterized protein LOC131425444 isoform X2 — translation MHLYDRHHKTVTPLIDVPNMDVIQDVIVGDRLHLIDLGVMKRLLNGWRDGSLGFETKLSSQQITDISTMLCNIQLPSEVHRKFRGLDFVSFWKGTEFSAFLHYASIVVLKKYLPASAYHHFLLFFCSITLLSSNAYRANWHVARAMLKAFISEFMTLYGKQYITSNLHNLQHIVDEVEVFGPLNTISAYPFENSLQRMKHLIRSGWRSLEQVINRLSEVDSHEYYRTQTSKTFSFPSVKISGNFIKVYLRNGFVLSTSHRNCWFMTNNWQVVKFVNAVESSRIMIYGKIIDKKANFFSDPIESSVLHILAGNISNLSSEDYQFYCDEIKCKVVAVVCGSDYVFIPLLHTFE, via the coding sequence ATGCATTTATATGATCGTCATCACAAGACTGTCACACCTCTGATTGACGTACCGAATATGGATGTGATCCAAGATGTTATAGTTGGAGATAGATTGCACCTTATTGATTTAGGGGTTATGAAGCGATTGCTCAACGGTTGGAGGGATGGTAGTCTCGGATTCGAAACGAAACTAAGCTCTCAGCAAATCACGGACATTTCAACTATGTTATGCAACATTCAATTACCGTCTGAAGTGCATCGCAAGTTTCGTGGGTTAGATTTTGTATCATTTTGGAAAGGAACAGAATTTAGTGCTTTTTTGCACTATGCAAGCATAGTTGTCTTGAAAAAGTATCTTCCAGCTTCTGCTTATCATCATTTCCTTCTGTTTTTTTGCTCTATCACATTGTTGTCATCTAATGCATATAGAGCCAATTGGCATGTAGCCAGAGCTATGCTGAAGGCATTCATATCAGAATTTATGACTCTTTATGGAAAACAATACATCACCAGTAATTTACATAATTTGCAACACATTGTTGATGAGGTGGAAGTGTTTGGTCCTTTGAATACGATTTCGGCATACCCATTCGAAAATAGTTTACAACGGATGAAACATTTAATTCGTAGCGGATGGAGAAGTCTAGAACAAGTTATCAACAGATTATCGGAAGTGGACTCGCATGAATACTATAGAACACAAACATCGAAGACATTTAGTTTTCCGTCGGTAAAAATATCTGGTAATTTCATAAAAGTTTATTTAAGGAACGGCTTTGTTTTAAGTACATCTCACAGAAATTGCTGGTTCATGACAAATAATTGGCAAGTTGTTAAGTTTGTCAATGCTGTGGAATCATCGCGTATAATGATTTATGGAAAAATTATTGATAAAAAAGCCAATTTTTTCTCGGATCCTATCGAATCATCTGTTTTGCACATATTGGCAGGAAATATAAGTAATCTTTCTTCAGAAGATTATCAATTTTATTGTGATGAAATTAAATGTAAAGTTGTTGCAGTAGTATGTGGAAGTGATTATGTGTTCATTCCTCTTCTTCACACATTTGAATAG